One genomic window of Glycine soja cultivar W05 chromosome 9, ASM419377v2, whole genome shotgun sequence includes the following:
- the LOC114367071 gene encoding cyclin-dependent kinase B2-2, producing MEMEKTGAGVAVLSAKEAFEKLEKVGEGTYGKVYRAREKATGKIVALKKTRLHEDQEGVPPTTLREVSILRMLSRDPHVVRLMDVKQGQNKEGKTVLYLVFEYMDTDLKKFIRSFRQTGQSIPPQTIKCLMYQLCKGIAFCHGHGILHRDLKPHNLLMDRKTMMLKIADLGLARAFTVPIKKYTHEILTLWYRAPEVLLGATHYSMAVDIWSVGCIFAELVTKQALFAGDSELQQLLHIFRLLGTPNEEVWPGVSKLKDWHEYPQWNPKSLSTAVPGLDELGLDLLSQMLKYEPSKRISAKKAMEHAYFNDLDKGHL from the exons ATGGAGATGGAGAAGACGGGCGCAGGAGTAGCAGTGTTGTCGGCGAAGGAGGCATTCGAGAAGCTTGAGAAGGTCGGAGAAGGGACATACGGGAAGGTGTACAGGGCACGAGAGAAGGCCACCGGAAAGATCGTTGCTCTCAAGAAGACTCGCCTCCACGAGGACCAAGAAGGCGTCCCTCCCACCACTCTCCGCGAGGTTTCCATCTTGCGAATGCTCTCTCGCGATCCCCATGTCGTTAGGTTAATGGATGTGAAGCAAGGCCAGAACAAGGAAGGGAAGACAGTGCTCTACTTGGTGTTTGAGTACATGGACACCgatctcaagaaattcattcgCTCTTTCCGCCAAACCGGACAAAGCATTCCACCCCAAACTATCAAA TGCTTGATGTATCAGCTTTGCAAGGGGATTGCTTTCTGCCACGGTCATGGGATCTTGCACAG ggACTTGAAGCCTCACAATCTGTTGATGGACCGGAAAACAATGATGCTTAAAATTGCTGATCTTGGACTCGCTCGGGCATTTACTGTGCCAATTAAGAAATATACACACGAg ATATTAACCCTGTGGTATAGAGCTCCTGAAGTCCTCTTGGGTGCTACCCATTACTCAATGGCAGTGGACATATGGTCCGTTGGCTGCATATTTG CCGAACTTGTCACCAAACAAGCTCTCTTTGCTGGTGATTCCGAGCTGCAACAACTCCTGCATATATTCag GCTATTAGGTACTCCAAATGAAGAGGTGTGGCCAGGGGTGAGTAAACTAAAGGACTGGCATGAATACCCCCAATGGAACCCTAAAAGTCTGTCAACGGCTGTTCCAGGTTTGGATGAGCTTGGACTtgatttgctatcc caAATGTTGAAATATGAACCTTCCAAGAGGATTTCTGCAAAGAAAGCAATGGAACATGCTTACTTCAATGACCTGGACAAGGGGCATCTTTAG